Proteins found in one Camelus bactrianus isolate YW-2024 breed Bactrian camel chromosome X, ASM4877302v1, whole genome shotgun sequence genomic segment:
- the BMP15 gene encoding bone morphogenetic protein 15, whose translation MVLFSILRILLLWGLVLFMEHMVQMTQVGQPSVALLPEATTLPLIRELLEEVPGKQQRKPPVLGHPLRYMLELYQRSADMHGHPRENRTIGATMVRLVKPLANVARHLRGPWHIQTLDFPLRLNRVAHKLVRATVVYRHQFHLAHFHLSCHVEPWVQKSPTHHFPPSGRVSSRPSLLPKAWTEMDITPHVGQKLWNNQGRRVLRLRFVCQQPKGSEVSEFQWQGTSLLDTAFLLLYFNDTQSVQTARLLPRGLEEFPERNSSLLLRRARQAGSTSSQVPGPSREHDGPESNQCSLHPFQVSFRQLGWDHWIIAPHFYTPNYCKGVCPRVLHYGLNSPNHAIIQNLVNELVDPSVPRPSCVPYKYVPISVLLIEANGSILYKEYEDMIAQSCTCR comes from the exons ATGGTCCTTTTCAGCATCCTTAGAATCCTTCTTCTTTGGGGACTGGTGCTTTTTATGGAACACATGGTCCAAATGACACAGGTAGGGCAGCCCTCTGTTGCCCTACTGCCTGAGGCCACTACTTTGCCCCTGATTCGGGAGCTGCTGGAAGAAGTCCCTGGCAAGCAGCAGAGGAAGCCACCGGTCCTAGGGCATCCCTTGCGGTATATGCTGGAGTTGTACCAGCGTTCAGCTGATATGCATGGGCATCCTAGGGAGAACCGCACCATCGGGGCCACCATGGTGAGGCTGGTGAAGCCATTGGCAAATGTAGCAAGGCATCTCAGAG GCCCCTGGCACATACAGACCCTGGACTTTCCTCTGAGACTGAACCGAGTAGCACACAAACTAGTAAGGGCCACTGTGGTTTACCGTCATCAATTTCACCTAGCTCACTTCCACCTCTCCTGCCACGTGGAGCCCTGGGTCCAGAAAAGCCCAACCCATCACTTTCCTCCTTCAGGAAGAGTCTCCTCAAGGCCTTCCCTGTTGCCCAAAGCTTGGACAGAGATGGATATCACGCCACATGTTGGGCAAAAGCTCTGGAACAATCAGGGGCGCAGGGTCCTACGACTCCGCTTCGTGTGTCAGCAGCCTAAAGGGAGTGAAGTTTCTGAGTTCCAGTGGCAGGGCACTTCATTGTTGGACACTGCCTTCTTATTACTCTATTTCAATGACACTCAAAGTGTTCAGACGGCCAGGCTTCTCCCCCGAGGCCTGGAAGAGTTTCCAGAGAGaaattcttctcttcttttgcGGAGGGCCCGGCAAGCAGGCAGCACGTCATCTCAGGTTCCTGGCCCCTCCAGGGAGCATGACGGGCCTGAAAGTAACCAGTGCTCCCTTCACCCTTTCCAAGTCAGCTTCCGCCAGCTGGGCTGGGATCACTGGATCATTGCACCCCATTTCTATACCCCAAACTACTGTAAGGGAGTCTGCCCTCGGGTACTACACTACGGTCTCAATTCTCCCAATCACGCCATCATCCAGAACCTTGTCAATGAACTGGTGGACCCCAGTGTCCCTCGGCCCTCCTGTGTCCCTTATAAGTATGTTCCCATTAGTGTCCTTCTGATTGAGGCGAATGGGAGTATCTTGTACAAGGAGTATGAGGATATGATTGCCCAGTCCTGCACATGCAGGTGA